A region of Toxorhynchites rutilus septentrionalis strain SRP chromosome 1, ASM2978413v1, whole genome shotgun sequence DNA encodes the following proteins:
- the LOC129761491 gene encoding putative odorant receptor 83c: protein MSKRETIQEYERILRWQHWILKLIGCDVYSVNFRVTSLTVTIVFLACFFVAVSFVDLYLFRDDVYNFMFVLVTLFYAIVGCCRLGFMLTSSKSFSSLVAEAKETYKQASSDDSQQQILFRYTKLLKQCVTIYSLSFIGGSIIAAILPLIFYPWDGRKMLPFGVVLPFFDPSSEEAYQLNYIYQISCILWTPPGLTATQNIYFVLAFNICIQYEILIVKLDELDTMIATSAEESKGKAIHEMIAEIIRYQHKVARFTAEIERLYSMQLFVEISSNALQIVMTLFVLHIDIWMPGYLIIFISTFQLFIFSFLGTLLEIKSDMFCERLYSVSWHSICNEEQKNIRFMLQQSQHPVNLTYGGVLPLNMNLFLSDMFAYWAESSVQLTNSAH from the exons ATGTCCAAACGAGAAACTATCCAAGAGTACGAGAGAATCCTACGTTGGCAGCATTGGATTCTCAAGCTGATTGGATGCGATGTGTACAGTGTGAATTTTCGCGTAACGTCCCTCACGGTTACGATTGTATTTTTGGCCTGTTTTTTCGTCGCCGTCAGCTTCGTAGATCTTTACCTCTTCCGAGATGATGTGTACAATTTCATGTTTGTGCTAGTGACACTCTTTTACGCCATTGTTGGTTGCTGTCGGCTGGGGTTTATGCTAACCAGTTCGAAATCATTTTCCAGCTTAGTGGCCGAGGCGAAGGAGACCTACAAGCAGGCATCGTCCGACGACTCGCAGCAGCAAATTCTGTTTCGATACACGAAATTGTTGAAACAATGTGTAACCATCTACAGCTTGTCGTTCATAGGTGGTAGCATCATAGCGGCGATACTTCCGCTGATATTTTACCCTTGGGACGGCCGGAAGATGCTGCCCTTCGGAGTTGTGCTCCCATTTTTTGATCCCTCGTCGGAGGAAGCCTATCAGCTGAATTACATCTACCAGATCAGCTGCATCCTGTGGACCCCACCGGGACTGACCGCAACACAGAATATATACTTTGTGCTGGCGTTCAACATCTGCATTCAGTACGAAATATTGATAGTGAAACTAGATGAGTTGGACACGATGATAGCGACAAGCGCAGAGGAATCGAAGGGCAAGGCAATCCACGAGATGATAGCAGAAATCATCCGCTACCAGCATAAGGTGGCTCGTTTTACGGCTGAAATTGAACGTTTGTATTCGATGCAGCTGTTTGTTGAAATCAGTAGCAATGCACTGCAGATTGTGATGACCTTGTTCGTTCTGCATATT GACATATGGATGCCCGGCTATTTGATAATCTTTATCTCGAcatttcaattgttcatcttctCATTTTTGGGCACCTTATTGGAGATCAAAAGCGATATGTTCTGTGAACGACTTTACAGCGTGTCGTGGCATAGCATATGCAACGAAGAGCAGAAAAACATCCGATTTATGCTACAACAGTCTCAACATCCGGTAAACTTGACCTACGGAGGGGTGCTGCCACTGAACATGAATCTGTTTCTATCG GACATGTTCGCCTACTGGGCTGAAAGTTCAGTTCAGTTAACGAATTCCGCTCATTAA
- the LOC129761492 gene encoding putative odorant receptor 83c, whose protein sequence is MSKRETIQEFEKILRWQHWILRLIGCDAYSVNFRVTSLTVMIIFLACFFIAVSFVDLYLFQNDVFNFIFVLVTIFYGIVGCSRLGFVLTGSKSFSSLVLEAKETYKQASSDDSHQQILFRYTKLLKQCVTIFSLSFLGGSIITAVLPLIFYLWNGRKILPFGVVLPFFDLSSEEAYQLNYIYQVSCLLWTPPGLTASQNIYFVLAFNICIQYELLIVKLDELDTMIAANAEESKDNKIHEMIAEIIRYQHKVARFTAEIERLYSVQLFVEISSNALQIVMTLFVLHIDIWMPGYFIIFISTFQLFIFSFLGTLLEIKSDMFCERLYSVSWHSIRNEEQKNIRFMLQQSQHSVNLTYGGLLPLNMNLFLSVYKKIYSIFMMLQNI, encoded by the exons ATGTCGAAACGAGAAACTATCCAAGAGTTCGAGAAAATCCTTCGCTGGCAGCATTGGATTCTCAGATTGATTGGATGCGATGCGTACAGTGTGAATTTTCGTGTAACCTCCCTCACGGTTATGATTATATTTTTGGCCTGTTTTTTCATCGCTGTCAGCTTTGTAGATCTGTACCTCTTTCAAAATGATGTATTCAATTTCATTTTTGTGCTAGTGACAATCTTTTACGGCATTGTTGGTTGCTCTCGACTGGGGTTTGTGCTAACCGGTTCGAAATCATTTTCCAGCTTAGTGCTCGAGGCAAAGGAGACCTACAAACAGGCATCGTCCGACGACTCGCATCAGCAGATTCTGTTCCGATACACAAAGCTGTTGAAACAATGTGTAACCATCTTCAGCTTGTCGTTTCTGGGTGGTAGCATCATAACGGCGGTACTCCCACTGATATTTTACCTTTGGAACGGCCGGAAGATACTGCCCTTCGGAGTTGTACTCCCATTTTTTGACCTCTCGTCAGAGGAAGCCTACCAGTTGAATTACATTTACCAGGTCAGCTGCCTCCTGTGGACCCCACCGGGACTGACCGCATCGCAAAATATATACTTCGTGCTGGCGTTCAACATCTGCATTCAGTACGAATTATTGATAGTGAAACTAGATGAGTTGGACACGATGATAGCAGCGAACGCGGAGGAATCGAAGGACAATAAGATCCACGAGATGATAGCAGAAATCATCCGCTACCAGCATAAGGTGGCTCGTTTTACGGCTGAAATTGAACGGTTGTATTCGGTCCAGCTGTTTGTTGAAATCAGTAGCAATGCACTGCAGATTGTGATGACTTTGTTTGTATTGCATATT GACATATGGATGCCCGGTTATTTTATCATCTTTATCTCGACATTTCAATTGTTCATATTCTCATTTTTGGGCACGTTATTGGAGATTAAAAGCGATATGTTCTGTGAACGACTTTACAGCGTGTCGTGGCATAGCATACGCAACGAAGAGCAGAAAAATATCCGATTCATGTTACAACAGTCTCAACATTCGGTGAACTTGACCTACGGAGGGCTGCTGCCACTGAACATGAATCTGTTTCTATCG GTCTAtaagaaaatttattcaattttcatgatGTTACAAAATATTTAA
- the LOC129761493 gene encoding odorant receptor 67d-like, producing the protein MFTKKAQPEFEMIINKQHSILRVIGWDAYSRDFKFAPMTFLIVFLACLFMVVSLFDLYYFRDDAFNFTFVLVTLCYGTIGCARLGLAFKESHSMSGLVIKAKETYRQATPDSREQSVLLRYTKLLKKCVTCYTITFIGGCVLTGFLPLCVYLWNGLKILPFGVILPFIDPDSRSGYQLNYAYQVSCILWTPPGLTASQNVFFALIFNICIQFDMLVIKLDDLDKLIVTSDGENMDSAIHDKIKEIVRYQQRLYNFILTLKNLYSTQIFIDINCNAFQVIVTLFVLHIDIWMPGYMMISVATFQIFLLSFLGTLIEVKIDVLNNRIYDISWHKMPALERKNVQFMLHRSQQTLQLTYGGLVPLNMNLFVSVYKMIYSIFMMLQNL; encoded by the exons ATGTTTACCAAAAAAGCGCAGCCAGAGTTCGAGATGATAATCAATAAGCAACATTCTATTTTGCGAGTAATAGGCTGGGATGCCTACAGCCGTGACTTCAAGTTCGCACCGATGACTTTTCTGATAGTGTTTCTTGCCTGTTTGTTCATGGTTGTGTCACTTTTTGATCTGTACTATTTTCGGGATGACGCGTTCAATTTTACCTTCGTGCTGGTGACATTATGTTACGGTACCATAGGATGTGCTCGATTAGGACTCGCTTTCAAGGAATCGCACAGTATGAGCGGCTTGGTGATCAAGGCAAAAGAGACATACAGGCAGGCAACTCCCGATAGCCGAGAGCAATCAGTGCTGTTACGTTACACCAAGCTACTGAAAAAATGTGTCACTTGTTACACCATCACGTTCATTGGAGGATGCGTGCTTACCGGATTCCTTCCGTTGTGTGTGTATCTGTGGAATGGTCTGAAAATTCTACCTTTCGGAGTGATACTGCCATTCATCGACCCCGACTCGCGCAGCGGATACCAACTGAACTATGCCTATCAAGTCAGCTGCATCCTGTGGACCCCTCCGGGACTGACTGCTTCCCAAAATGTATTCTTCGCGCTGATATTCAATATCTGCATTCAGTTCGACATGTTGGTAATCAAACTGGACGATCTGGACAAATTAATCGTCACAAGTGACGGCGAGAACATGGACAGCGCCATTCACGATAAAATAAAGGAAATTGTTCGCTACCAGCAACGGCTTTACAATTTCATATTGACTCTCAAGAACCTGTATTCGACTCAAATATTCATCGACATAAATTGCAATGCTTTCCAGGTCATAGTTACATTGTTTGTTCTTCATATT GACATTTGGATGCCCGGTTATATGATGATTTCTGTTGCGACATTCCAAATATTTTTGCTTTCCTTCCTGGGAACTCTAATCGAAGTGAAGATTGATGTGCTTAACAATCGAATTTACGATATATCCTGGCACAAGATGCCAGCGCTGGAACGGAAGAACGTTCAATTCATGCTGCATAGATCCCAGCAAACGTTACAGCTAACCTATGGGGGATTGGTGCCGCTAAACATGAATCTATTTGTCTCG GTTTACAAGATGATTTATTCGATATTCATGATGCTGCAGAATCTGTAA